In Vanessa cardui chromosome 6, ilVanCard2.1, whole genome shotgun sequence, the following proteins share a genomic window:
- the LOC124530765 gene encoding uncharacterized protein LOC124530765, with protein sequence MGSNQSTRATHFHRHEADKAMEDISEDHKINISNKMVERLVEDAAITNDTSSGSLNAKGDYKEKIFIEKLRCMDDKHTERCGLTVEELNSLVTRVEMRTSHIPNEDPICEDFKDKIIDCYDMKGPSDIVKCWNIVGAFTQCVQDASSKRLEARSAREARATAQRTRRVARARAHLATHDDLTDD encoded by the exons ATGGGAAGCAATCAATCAACCAGAGCAACACATTTCCACCGTCACGAAGCAGATAAAGCCATGGAGGACATATCGGAAGACCACAAAATCAATATCTCAAATAAAATG gtTGAAAGGCTCGTGGAAGACGCTGCTATAACAAATGACACGAGCAGTGGTTCTTTAAACGCGAAAGGGGATTATAAAGAAAAGATATTCATTGAGAAGCTGAGGTGTATGGATGACAAGCACACTGAGAGATGTGG TTTAACGGTGGAAGAATTAAACTCCTTGGTGACGCGTGTAGAAATGCGAACATCTCACATACCGAATGAGGATCCGATCTGCGAGGATTTTAAGGATAAAATCATTGATTGCTATGACATGAAAGGTCCTTCAGATATTGTTAAATGCTGGAATATTGTAG GGGCTTTTACTCAGTGCGTGCAAGATGCCAGCTCGAAGAGGCTAGAGGCGCGGTCAGCGCGAGAGGCGCGCGCGACGGCGCAGCGCACCCGGCGCGTGGCGCGCGCACGTGCACACCTCGCCACGCACGACGACCTTACCGACGACTGA
- the LOC124530394 gene encoding protein Spindly-B, with protein sequence MDYSTISNKTNVTEAEDLTGSELSEQYYSLRKQYENLCSNFETIKQELHDTRRSYQTALDVQSHLTAELESYQADEKKRRSELTARITAYQEEISALRQERTDLAERHVSDIKILETENKRLKEEKVIVNRQSPVPDTSEIDETRAALSAAASEAFAAKTALEQARVEICSWQMKVEELVTQVSELRVAAEIRKEELNAAGEREAAALADLAEARALLHQVDSQDAQPHAAKGNSIFAEVEDKRQEMAKNLIQMKQTNSRLRRDLANKQAELEALLHEKQTVWEQQAGAAAHHDRELIESYEDRITQLEGLCERQRRELARWFGKLCEPTEQGWLPGVLDHLKNECEQLRAEVLCRGAAQLASAAQVRELRRKIALLTATGVKQSPVQTNEVDRDDIGMQKVTIQVNNRPNPDDVRKKVSFN encoded by the exons atggaTTATTCGACGATTAGCAATAAAACTAACGTGACAGAAGCTGAAGATTTAACTGGCAGTGAACTTTCTGAACAGTATTACTCTCTTcgaaaacaatacgagaatttATGCAGCAACTTTGAAACTATTAAACAAGAGCTCCACGATACAAGAAGAAGTTATCAAACTGCTTTAGACGTGCAAAGTCATCTCACTGCTGAATTAGAAAGCTACCAAGCGGATGAAAAGAAACGTAGAAGCGAATTAACAGCACGTATTACGGCCTATCAAGAAGAAATATCGGCTTTGAGACAAGAGCGAACAGATTTGGCAGAACGACATGttagtgatattaaaatattagaaacagAAAATAAACGTTTGAAAGAGGAAAAAGTTATCGTTAATCGCCAATCTCCCGTGCCTGATACCTCTGAAATAGACGAAACGCGTGCAGCGCTGTCAGCTGCAGCATCTGAAGCATTTGCAGCGAAAACGGCGCTTGAACAAGCGCGTGTCGAAATTTGTTCATGGCAGATGAAAGTTGAGGAATTAGTTACACAAGTAAGTGAGCTTCGTGTAGCCGCAGAAATAAGGAAAGAGGAATTAAACGCAGCTGGTGAGCGAGAAGCTGCAGCGCTTGCGGATTTAGCAGAAGCTAGAGCTTTGCTTCACCAAGTCGATTCTCAAGATGCCCAACCACATg ctgCTAAAGGTAACTCAATATTTGCTGAAGTTGAAGATAAGAGACAAGAGATGGCTAAAAATCTTATTCAAATGAAACAAACTAATTCTAGA TTGAGAAGAGATCTGGCAAACAAGCAAGCAGAGTTAGAAGCACTTTTGCATGAGAAACAAACAGTTTGGGAACAGCAAGCCGGAGCAGCTGCTCATCATGACCGTGAACTTATCG AGAGCTATGAAGATCGCATAACTCAGCTAGAAGGCTTATGCGAGAGGCAAAGACGAGAGTTGGCGCGATGGTTTGGTAAACTTTGCGAACCAACCGAACAGGGCTGGCTCCCGGGCGTGTTGGATCATCTAAA AAATGAATGCGAGCAACTACGAGCAGAAGTATTATGTAGAGGGGCGGCTCAGTTGGCCAGCGCAGCACAAGTGAGAGAGTTGCGAAGGAAAATCGCCCTTCTTACCGCGACAGGCGTTAAGCAATCTCCCGTACAAACAAACGAAGTCGATAGAGACGATATAGGCATGCAGAAAGTAACCATTCAAGTTAATAATAGACCAAATCCAGATGATGTTAGAAAAAAAGTGtcctttaattaa